The window AAATGATTTGGATACAGGTAAAAGTATCAATGAGTCTGTTGATACTCAAGGTGAGTTGCAGGGTAATCTTGAAGATGTTACAGTAAGGGAAATGCACACGGAGGTTTTTTCCAATGACATTTTTGAAATTCATGCAATTGAAACAGGCATTACTGATTGTAAAAGTGAAGTGGTTTCACAGTTTGTCACTGTTGATTCCGACAAGTTCAATCAAAATTTTACAGAAGCGAATTCACCAACTTTTAGCACAACCACATATTTTTCAAGTGAAACGCATGATGGTTCATCGATTGCTTGTGGTCATGAGGCATGCCAAGAGAAAGTGGTCATTATAAGTACCTCGGAGACTCTGGAGAGCTCATATGATGTGTCCAATATTTTGGCTGATGAAGTTCATTATGCTGAAGGCATCTCATTGGCTGATGGTCTACAGTTTGAAGAGTGTTCCAGAGTCTCCAGTGGAAGATTGGAACAGGAATATGTCAAGGAAAGGCCACTGTCAAATCATAGTTCTAGCAATAAAGAAGACTTGTATAACGTGGGTGTTccagaagtttctgtttttgatgACTCTAGTTCTCAAACCTTCCAAGCTAATCTTCCTGATAAGGATATTTCTGTCAGTACTCTTGTCAATGATCACATGGATATTTCTGTGGACACTGTTGCAAATGATCATAATACCAGCTCATCTCATGATTTAGCTTGTCAGCATGGTCTAATATTTCCTGATGCTCCTGGTGGTATAGATATATTGAGTTATGTGCATGAAAATGATTCTGACACTGTAGCAAAGGATTCCACGGTGAATACTAAAACATGCTATGGGGAACATGATGTTTCTTTCAATCAGCCACCAAAAATTCAAAGTGTGACCGGAGAGTGCATTGCCCAAACACCTGATTTCCCTAATAAAGTGGAAGGTGAAGTTTCATCAATTATTTTTGATTTTTCCAGTTTGAGCAAAGTCGATACAGAAAATATCAAGCTAGAATATGATGAGAACCGATCTGGTTTTGCAAGTAGAGTTGACATTGAGCTTGTGCCTGACAGGCCCGGAGAGTGGATTGCCCAAACACCTTATGTCCCTTATAAAGTGGAAGGTGAAGTTTCATCAATTGTTTTTGATTTTTCCAGTTTGAGCAAAATCGACACAGAAAGTATCAAGCTAGAATATGATGAGAACCGATCTGGTTCTGCAAGTGGAGTTGACATTGAGCTTGTGCCTGACGGGCCCGGAGAGTGCATTGTCCAAACACCTGATTTCCCTAACAAAGTGGAAGGTGAAGGTTCATCAACTGTTTTTGATTTTTCCAGTTTGAGCAAAGTCGACACAGAAAATATTAAGCTAGAACATGATGAGAACCAATCTGGTTCTGCAAGTGGAGTTGACATTGAGCTTGTGCCTGACGAGCCAAGGGACGAAGCAGAAGCACTTGTGTCTTTATCTGCTTGCCATAATAAATTAGAAGATGAATTTTCACCAATTATTTCTGATTTTTCCAATTTGAGCACAGTCGAAGCAAAAAACGCCAACTTGGAAGATAATGAAAACAGACCTAGTTCCGCAAGTGGAGTTGAATTAGTGCCTGTGCCTGAGGACCCAAGGGATAAAGCAGAAACAATTGTGCCGCCCTGTAAGTTTGTAGATGAAATTCAGCTTCAATTTAGTGACACTACAAGTTTTTCTGACAGAAAGACTATGGATGGTGTAATAGCTAATAAAGCAGCAATTGAACGAGTGCATAATGCAGCTGATGGTGATGCAGATGAAGGAGTAAACGACATTGATCTTGAAAATAAATCAGAAAACAATCCTGATTTTTCAATGCCTGAGATTATCCTTGTTCCTATTCCTGGAAGTGGGTTGCATCTATGTGATAATAATCTGGAGGCCAAATCTGCACCAAATATCCGTTCTCACATACACGATCTTGAAAGATCTGATGATTTTCGAGTAAGTCGCTCACTGTACAATGGTAAGAATAGGGAGGTTGATCCAGTCAAGAGTAAAAACTCTGGCTTTCCAGAGCAGCAACTAGAAGGCACTAGTCAGTCAAAAGAAAATAGTGCCCCAAGGGATAAAGCAGAAACAATCGTGCCGTTCTGTGAGTTTGTAGATGAAATTCAGTTTCAATTTAGTGACACTACAAGTTTTGCTGATAGAAAGACCCTGGATGATATAATAGCTAATAAAACAGCATGTGAAGGAGTGCATGATGAAGCTGATGGTGATGCGGATGAAGAGGGAGGGAATGACACTGATCTCGAAAATGCATCCAAAAAACATTCTGATTTGTCAAGGCCTGAGATTATCCTTATTCCTATTCCTGGAAGTGAGTTGCATCTATGTGATAGTAATCTGGAGGCCAAATCTGCACCAAATCTCTGTCCTCACATAAATGATCTTGAAAGATCTGATGGTTTTCAAGTAAGTCGCTCACTGTACAATGGTGAGAATAGTGGGGTTGATCAAGTCGAGAGTAAGAACTCTGGCTTTTCAGAGCAGGAACTAGAAGGCACTAGTGAGTCAAAAGAAAATAGTGGCCTGTGTGAGCTCATCAACAGTCCAGTGCCTGATAACAAGCACTCTGATGACCTGAAAGACAATTCGTTCAACCCTGTTGTGGGTGAGTTTGTTTTACTATATGAGCTAATACGTCTGTGCGCTATAGTAGGCTttaatgatatttattttgttctgCAGATTAAATGTGATGCCTATCTCTTAAATCTTAGTAATAATTCTGTTCTGTGGCATGTGCAGTGAATTTTGTAGATATATTCATATTCATCAATTTCAGGGGACTGGATCCAGTTTCATTTTTTACTTTTGTTAGTTGCCTGCAATATTGTATGTGTCAGTGTAATAATCGCTAGCTGTGTCATTTTTGTAGAATTATCCCTATGCAGGCACTTGTTATCTGAAGGCATGGGAGCAGATGCTGCGCGCAAAACCTTTGATGCTGAGAAGATAACCTTAGAGAAGTTCCGTGCCATGGAGCAGTCATTGATAAGAAACGACAAGCTAGTTGCTAGGATTTCTGGCCGTTACTTTCCCTGGGATGTAGCTGCACCTGTCGTACGGGGGATGGTTTCTTTTAGAGAGGAACAGCTCTTTGAACACCAAGGTATGATAAAGGTGGAGCGAGTTGAGCCAAGCACAACACAAGGTGGCAGCTGGAGAATCTGGCCATTTAGTTTCAAAAGAACGAGGACTATTAACAGCATCCAGCCAGTTTGTGAGAGCACAGTCGCGAGTACTTTGTCCATTCCTGTTAGCGAGTCAGATGGAGAAAGAAATAAACGCAGTGCAAAGATGATGGAGGGGAAGGTGCGATCGCTCACTCCAACATCTGAGGAACTTGCGTCTCTTCATCTCAGAGAGGGCAGGAACATTGTGACATTTACCTTCTCCACTGCCATGCTTGGGACACAGCAGGTTAGTTGCCATTCTTTCATTATCACACTTGATTTGCCCATGCAGTTTCTCATCCTCCCCGCCTTTTTGACAGGTAGATGCTCACATATATTTATGGGAATGGAATGCACACATTGTCATATCAGATGTTGATGGAACTATCACCAAGTGAGTTGGGCAAATCCAGTTGGCATTTTTTTTGAATCTGTCTCCTGAATGCCAGGAACATAATGATTTATAAatactccatttgatttgattaacTTCTTAttaccttttcagttttaaaacgaCATTTTGTGTTAAATGAAAAGTAGTACTATATAAGTAAAAGAGTTTGGAAAAATAACGTCCTGTTTTTTGGTTGATGGAACTTATCCTATCTGCCTACAAGAGGGAGGGAAGAACATGAGTTTTTTTCTTATTCCAAACATTCAAATATGCATTTTGTTCACTACAAAATAGGGGCATTTGTTCTTATTCCATACATTCAAATATTTATAACTGTAACTATAAATGCAGGTCTGATGTTCTAGGTCAGTTCATGCCAATGGTTGGTGTTGACTGGTCTCAAAATGGAGTTGCTCATTTATTTTCTGCAATACAGGTATGCAGCAAGACAGAAGTATTAAAGTTCATTCCCAGATATAGCTCAAGACAGTTGCAATTGATCCATTATATATCATCTTTTCTCCAACTACAGAAGATTCTCCAAATGCCTGAAGAATTGCATATGTTTGTTTTTCTGTGTGAATTTTTGCAGCAAGCTGCCCCTAAAATGTTTTTAATTGTGTTTGTTCTTATGGCCTTCCACAGGAAAATGGATATCACCTGCTTTTTCTAAGTGCACGCTCTATTTCACAGGCCCACCTAACAAGACAGTTCCTTTTCAACCTAAAGCAGGTATTAAAAATTTCTCCCACCCTTTGTTCATCTGTTTGTGCCCTAAAGTCACAAGTGGTGATAATActttatatgttgaatacccaattaTCTAATAATGAGTGCCAAGTGTTGATCTATCTTATTCTACCAACGTGTCAATATGGATTTCAGGACGGAAAAGCACTTCCTGATGGCCCTGTCGTGATATCTCCTGATGGCCTCTTTCCATCTTTGTACAGAGAAGGTGAGCACTAGCCTTTTATATTAGGGACAGACTTTAAAAAACTAGTATAGCACAGTTTttctttagtgccaagtttgagtttCTGAAGTGATGAGGACAGTGCTGAAGAATCTGGAGGCTGCTGAATTTTGTTTGATCTGTGCCAAGTGAATTAAGTATTGAAACCACCGTTGTTTGACATTGTTTTGCAGTTATCAGAAGAGCTCCTCATGAATTCAAGATCTCATGCCTAGCGGTGAGTAACTGACTAGTCCCTAAGACACATAAAATCGAGAAGAAAAGACAAGTATGTAGTAATAAAGTGTTGCATACATACAGGATATCAAAGCACTATTTCCTCCTGACTCGCATCCTTTCTATGCGGGATTTGGGAATAGAGATACTGATGAGCTTAGTTACCTCAAGGTTGGGATTCCCATGGGCAAGATCTTCATAATAAATCCCAAGGTAAGAAATGAAAAGCATGTGCATTTGCATAGTGTGAATAAAGTCCAGTAAGTGAAGGCATTTGTTTGTTTATATTTGTGGTTTGGTGCAGGGTGAAGTTGCTGTGAATCGCCGGGTAAATACAAAATCATACATGTCCCTGCATGCTCTTGTGAATCGGGTGTTCCCTCCTCTATCGTCACCACCGGAGCAGGTCTGTCTGTCGTGTTTTCTGATTCTTGACTTGAGTTTCATCAGTGTGTTTTGTACCTTGACCTGATGGTGGTGACTCCAGGAGGACTACAACACCTGGAATTACTGGAAGATGCCAGTCGCTGATATTTGAGGTGCAGTCTGGGCACAATGCTCTATGGCACACAGCAATGTCCATAAGAAGGTGAAGGCAGAGGGGTAGTGCAGCGAGGTATTGTTGTCCTAACCTGTTGTGTTCCCTGCCTGCCCTGCCTGCTAAGGAGTAGGAGTAGTTTCTTGCAGGAGGTCAATCTTCACATATACATTGTCTTGTGTTTCCACAGGCCAATGAATGGTTGGGGAATGCTCCTGATGCAAGATGGACGGTGTGTATAATACGGAGTAGGCAACATAGTCTGTACGAGCGATGCCATCATATTGCAGCTTGGTTGAGAATGGGAGGTCCCTTGAGTTAGTTTCTTCTTCCTTGCTGTACTATCGTAGTAGTACTAATTTTGTACTAGAACAACAAGACAAGAATTCAAATATCATCAAGTAAGTCTGTTGGATTGGCTGCTGGTGATGACGTTGCGTTTTGCACATGTCAATCTTGTTATTTTAATTTTGTCTGCCTCTGCCTGTGGACAATTTATTCGCAGAATAAATATAGCGTCCAGTCAGTATTGATCGTTCCTTCCTGTTCCAGTCAGTTTGCTAGGTTATGCTatttgcttttcttcttcttctgtttacccaaaaaggctttcgcctcgctttatattataaagcaactgcTCAAGCCAAACATCCAAGAAGGTTCAAACACACATACACACAAAAGTCACACCGAGAAGAGGAATCCAAGGGTTAGNNNNNNNNNNNNNNNNNNNNNNNNNNNNNNNNNNNNNNNNNNNNNNNNNNNNNNNNNNNNNNNNNNNNNNNNNNNNNNNNNNNNNNNNNNNNNNNNNNNNNNNNNNNNNNNNNNNNNNNNNNNNNNNNNNNNNNNNNNNNNNNNNNNNNggtgtcaaaaccggcggatctcgggtagggggtcccgaactgtgcgtctaaggtcgatggtaacaggagacaggggacatgatgtttatccaggttcgggccctctctatgaaggtaataccctacttcttgcttgattgatcttgatggatataagtatcacaagagttgatctaccacgagatcgtaatggctaaaccctagaagtttatCTCTgtttccggactaagtcctccgatttatatagacaccaggaggatctagggttacacaaggtcggttacaaagaaatgaatcaacatatttgaccgccaagcttgcctttcacgccaaggagagtcccatctgaacacgagtgcagtcttcggtcttcgtatcttcatagcccatcagtccgacccatggccaacaggctggacgcccgaggaccccttagttcaggactccctcagtagccccgaacctgacttcaatgacgaggagtccggtgcgcagatttctcttcggcattgcaaggcgggttcccttctttCCGTATACTCCACAATGGTCTTCGGACGAGCGAGTTCGGCTTGGCAGCACGAGCAACATATATTTCCACAGAGGGTGTAATAATTTATAAGTCCAATCCTCTGGcaactttttacaacatgacatcatgtcagtccggtcattatttcgaactgtTGTTTCGCCTGCGTCCCCATGTTCCGAAACGCGGTTGTCATTGACACGTCTTAGCCAAGTAGAGATCGTGCCTCCTTATTAAGGGATTCTTTTATCGAcatagacgtgggtaacccaaccgtccttaGGGTACaactccttgggaataggcaaattTTAAGGCCCGggaggaggcgttcgatattctcggcctttataaaggggcacagACCCGCCTTTCTTCTCCACGCTTGCTTCTTCCTCGACTCTTactacctcaagttccaacacccaggtttCACCCTCCGTAAGCCTCAGTCATGTCCAGATCCAGCCGTCAAGGCTggtgggtggcttcttctgtcacagaggaggatatcacgtcgggcggccagatacctgaccgcagaAATCCTCCACCGGCTTCCCACGgaggggcaggttatccctacccccagatccggcgagagggtcgtgtccgtttcccacttcctccaaggattGGGGTTCGCCCTCAATCCCttcgtccggggctcatgttctattacgggttataTTTTCACGATCTCGCCCGGAACTCCGTTCTtctcatctcagcgtttatcgtcacgTGCGAAGCTTTCCTCTGAACTCCTCCACActccggcttgtggctcaagaccttcaatgtgaaaccACAAATGATAGAGGGGAGagcaggcggagtgcggtggtGCCTCAGCGAGCAAGCTTACCATCGCTATCTGGCTAAAAGGATCTTTCAAAGAATCTTCCGacttatggcagcaggagtggttctatatcaccgagccccgcGGTTCCAAGTGGGCAGCTGCGCCTGCGTTTCGATCCAACCCCCAATTCAGCTTGCATCGTGGATTAATAAGGGGTTGGACTAGGGATCAGTTGACGAGGTGCGgactctgcaaagtcgcatccgaagccTCATTGAGAAGGATATCAATATTGTCAACattattcaggtaatgctagtccgccggaccctgccatgccagcgacgacctctcctcctgtgggagtttaacccagaagggcCACAGACTCTTCAGCGCTTCTTTGGCACCacgcacgaaggaatgtggaaacTATTCTCCGGGAGACGAAAacaatggccggacaccaccgaagatATCGGCCTAGACTGTAACCATTCGGACACCCCGGTAAGTACTCGCCCGGCGAACACCTCATAATTAGATATCCTGTGGTAAGACACTGAGCAAACCATCCttttccagggctggataaagaaagcggaatggattaggtgtccggcccctcttcccgaagactcagcagaccccgtgttaacaaggatgctggcaccGGCACCGCACCAGGCGCCGGTAGGGGAGGGCAAGGCGGAGAGTGAGAAGACCCGGGAGGACCTTCGTTTCGGAGGTAAATTAGATACTGAGTCCGGAGAAATCGACATTTCCTCGCACGAAGAAAAAGGCGAAAGAGAAGCCAGTATCCCTTCTCCATTTAggaggaaaagggccgcctccgaagattgggaggggcGGTCTCCTAAGAGGGGCAAGATGCCACCGTCGAGCGGCTCGGGACTGGAAGGCGACGCCGTTGAACATCTCCGTCATGAGGACAAGCCCTCAACCAAACCGTAAGTGAATCCGGGGTGCTTTGATAGCGTCCCGCTCCTTTCCTGTTACCGAAGAGATACGTAATGTGCCTGTGTATTTTTACAGTTCGGCAGAGAGTTTTTCTGGGCAATCCTCTTCTTCGGGAGAtctcctcccagagatgatggaaagcgagacgcctcccctGACCTCCTCGCCCAATAAGGCGGACGACTCCGAAGTGTCATCTCGAAGGGTTTTTCTTGATCAACAAGCTGTGCAGGGGATGAAAGAGGCAGTACCCGAAGGTGGACCTCCGATCGTTCGGGATTCAGGGGACGATAATGAAGTCCCCGGACTGTCCGGTTTTCAGCCAACGATGATTCTGGAGACGGGTGAACGGGTTCCCTCAAAGGATGGTCGTGCGCCTACAGCGGCTTCCGGAGACCCGGCGGCGCCGGATATATTGAGGGATATGCCGCGAAAAGCATCTGTCTCGGGggaacatcataccttgatgggtacggtggttgagaagattctgtccgcgaagagcggattgaatgaagccttcatgagcctgctaagaggcttcaagGTTTGTGATGTAATGTTTTTAACTATATTTTATTTGCAAAGATGcacctgtgtataggtagtagcccctgagactcgggttggcttcccatgggaggcgaacggaggatcaagaagaaaaattcaaggactaatctgattaacttAAAGACAGGCTGCTTCCCCTCTGGCTACTTCCCAGACTACGGATATTGCTGAGCTGCAACGGAAGCTTGATGTGGCCGGGGATGACATTGcgttaatcaatatgcgtcttgacgagtcgcaaggtatgtattcggggcagtcccttcacatacatttttgtgatataagcatgacgctgaaagttatatactggaatatgcatggctgcagatggtgctgctgccgttgaaattcttcgggcggagcaggcccgggccaaggagcaggcccggtttagtaatgcggctgccgaaaaggcatcggctgagttaaaagccgaacaagctgctcggcgccaagacgaggagaagatatccacgatggcGCTCGAACTAAAAAATGCTGCTAGCCGCTGTGAacttcttgagaaggagaatgaaaCCAAAACGGCtgaacttgacaaggccttacgagaggcgagagaagcgcagtctgaatccagagcagcccgtgaggagatccggcaagctggggagattgcggctggtaagccccTTTTGCTACAGACTAAGTTCAGCGATCCGAACTATGCTTAGTTTAACCAAGTGTGAAGTTCTCCggacgagtttttagacttgccgaagagttcttccgatgtgGCGTAGTTTTACCAGGTGCGAGAggggtatgcaacggagaagcttttctggtcacaatttagcGCGTCGAAGCGCcctctgttgctgaatgaacagatgtcccaatgggccgagcttcataggatatccgacGCTGCCATGAAGAATGTcgtaatccggttgtggccaactgagcctgttccggatagctacttcggcttggtgcagcggcttgttgatgcggtgccacgtatcgacgTTGTGAAGCGGTCagtgtgcattgagggtgcacagatggcctttgcccgagtcaatACATtctggggaagatgaaggccatcgatgttgcggtgaagagtccatccaagggcaaggaccattacgaaccggagcattattttgaagacgttctagaggccgcccgcttgatagagggtcaatgctcgaaagacataatgttcgagtgaggtgtatgaaaattgtaaaagacaattttatagttaatctatttttaTATTTTGCTCAAAAGCTTGTgttccttctgtgcggccgttttaatacaATCTGAAAaagccggagcattattttgaagacgttctagaggccgcccgcttgatagagggtcaatgctcgaaagacataatgttcgagtgaggtgtatgaaaattgtaaaagacaattttatagttaatctatttttatattttgctcgaaagcttgtgttccttctgtgcggccgttttaatacaatctgaaagttttccagtcgtcggcttcagccccctcataggaagtacgggggtgttcggaaaagcatttgatcactcttgacccaacgtcttggtccatgaaggaggtgataatgcgacGAAGCAGACAATcaaactatagggcgttaacactttcacttagccataggagttttataggggggctacaatatagcccctggtatgcgtACGGCTTATTCCAATATGGTGCGTTACATATATGACCTGAAAAAAGGGTCCTTAGTGTGATACGGAGGGAATCGCGAcagattccgataagtcatcgagtggttaaccagctctcgcagcatcatgacagtcggttttcggctttctctactgaggtgcttgaccagatgaaccggaagtacaatcgcggtagttctccctttaccaccctagccgatagagcggaacgtaaggtagcaagcacaggagccgggcaacccaaccattgatcgaagacatgattcagagctgatgcatataaggccagacTCGCGATGCCGAAGTACACTGTAaagttgttcggactttgttgacaactcatttgttcccataccgagccctTGGCAGGTTATGCCGAGGTATATCTGTGAAACAACCATAGGAGCCATATTCATTTGCGAAAAGACACAAATGATTAATTTGGATAATGTTTACTGGGATCTAAGCGGTATGCCAATGATTACTTTATATGTAAAAAGACCTCAACCCTGGCTATTTGATATGCCCGGGGTCGAAGGCGGAGGAAAAGGGCATATTACAGGCTCGAAgtaaagagtgcggtctacaaaaagtttattttggacctcctgtcgcacgtccgcGCCGCTTGTCCTCGGCGAGGGGAATCCTTGACGGaagtagccccttaggtgagtgtacATATCCGAACTCCGATGGAGTCAGTTTAGATGTTTCTCCTTTGCATCACCTGTTTTTAAGAgataataaagaaagaaaaaggaaagtagaAAAAAATGTTATGGGAATGCTTGCAGGCTTGTCCGTATGgtgcttccgccaatgcccatggtatcttaagtgcgTAGTGATGTATGCGCGATACAAATTTTGCGGGTATATGAGGTGGGCGGCGGAAGACAAACTACTATTTCCGCTCCGGGATTGATCGATCCTCGGGGAGAAATTGCTTTTGACCCCCGGTATTTGGTTGGTGAACCTCTCTATCATCCCTATCGCCT is drawn from Triticum dicoccoides isolate Atlit2015 ecotype Zavitan chromosome 4A, WEW_v2.0, whole genome shotgun sequence and contains these coding sequences:
- the LOC119285913 gene encoding uncharacterized protein LOC119285913; its protein translation is MYAVGKVLYSVAGPFHPFGGAVDIVVVQQQDGSFKSSPWYVRFGKFQGVLKTREKVVNIAVNGVEAGFHMYLDSNGEAHFLRDADSITVGGDFVVSTSSLGDEREVTMQDAQLRKSKSTSCDISTMEASAGDGKMPARTVSRQSTILERMFGWKPNKDNAPAVDSVCSLERAEIAAELLDTKWLTNLSHGSEAPSSDHEPSSSHLRDAGNGNQGETAKMVLPDCSFDHYKAMGSNCENVNSTVGSPHGGRRSSGDEKAHCIQTTSVEEEIVAICAHKTDGIMSTIDRPGSEHLSNDLDTGKSINESVDTQGELQGNLEDVTVREMHTEVFSNDIFEIHAIETGITDCKSEVVSQFVTVDSDKFNQNFTEANSPTFSTTTYFSSETHDGSSIACGHEACQEKVVIISTSETLESSYDVSNILADEVHYAEGISLADGLQFEECSRVSSGRLEQEYVKERPLSNHSSSNKEDLYNVGVPEVSVFDDSSSQTFQANLPDKDISVSTLVNDHMDISVDTVANDHNTSSSHDLACQHGLIFPDAPGGIDILSYVHENDSDTVAKDSTVNTKTCYGEHDVSFNQPPKIQSVTGECIAQTPDFPNKVEGEVSSIIFDFSSLSKVDTENIKLEYDENRSGFASRVDIELVPDRPGEWIAQTPYVPYKVEGEVSSIVFDFSSLSKIDTESIKLEYDENRSGSASGVDIELVPDGPGECIVQTPDFPNKVEGEGSSTVFDFSSLSKVDTENIKLEHDENQSGSASGVDIELVPDEPRDEAEALVSLSACHNKLEDEFSPIISDFSNLSTVEAKNANLEDNENRPSSASGVELVPVPEDPRDKAETIVPPCKFVDEIQLQFSDTTSFSDRKTMDGVIANKAAIERVHNAADGDADEGVNDIDLENKSENNPDFSMPEIILVPIPGSGLHLCDNNLEAKSAPNIRSHIHDLERSDDFRVSRSLYNGKNREVDPVKSKNSGFPEQQLEGTSQSKENSAPRDKAETIVPFCEFVDEIQFQFSDTTSFADRKTLDDIIANKTACEGVHDEADGDADEEGGNDTDLENASKKHSDLSRPEIILIPIPGSELHLCDSNLEAKSAPNLCPHINDLERSDGFQVSRSLYNGENSGVDQVESKNSGFSEQELEGTSESKENSGLCELINSPVPDNKHSDDLKDNSFNPVVELSLCRHLLSEGMGADAARKTFDAEKITLEKFRAMEQSLIRNDKLVARISGRYFPWDVAAPVVRGMVSFREEQLFEHQGMIKVERVEPSTTQGGSWRIWPFSFKRTRTINSIQPVCESTVASTLSIPVSESDGERNKRSAKMMEGKVRSLTPTSEELASLHLREGRNIVTFTFSTAMLGTQQVDAHIYLWEWNAHIVISDVDGTITKSDVLGQFMPMVGVDWSQNGVAHLFSAIQENGYHLLFLSARSISQAHLTRQFLFNLKQDGKALPDGPVVISPDGLFPSLYREVIRRAPHEFKISCLADIKALFPPDSHPFYAGFGNRDTDELSYLKVGIPMGKIFIINPKGEVAVNRRVNTKSYMSLHALVNRVFPPLSSPPEQEDYNTWNYWKMPVADI